A single genomic interval of Hydractinia symbiolongicarpus strain clone_291-10 chromosome 8, HSymV2.1, whole genome shotgun sequence harbors:
- the LOC130653959 gene encoding copper-transporting ATPase 1-like — MMQKTVTLSITGMVCMSCVNSIESVMSKHDGVVNIKVSLEDEQAVIEYNNENTSVKELCSAIEDMGFDVTEKKLDNNFTSVTIHIEGMTCTSCVDSIESMIGERAGVKNISVSLNDKTAAIEYNNTQETEDSLVEAICDMGFDAFDSAVESATVNIEGMTCQSCVNTITEMMLKQDGVKSINVSLESKNAEIKFIRKNTNVKILCEQIEDMGFEASFSKNEQGSQNISKDAPVVFTKQGEYMEVKLPLNKTTDDLLNGKVQSGKLTRSYFHVTGMTCASCVGKIEREMKKKIGIDSIMISLMAQKADILYYADLINHNEIEKYIKDIGFGAEFLETENIKEKLVEFKVFGMTSGPSSCYLIESSLQKKNGVLNVDVSLGYVKCIHDVTICGSRDIKRAIEDLGFTARLHNVKKKEEMLSHAYEIKHWKRSFLFSLCFGVPVFIITMTYMVLIKHDVKDVTLVAGLSLENTILCVLCSIVQLFGGTYFYVSAWKSVKHGSANMDVLIVLATGVSYIYSVTVLVVALFEKPKTSPKTFFETPPMLFTFVSLGRWLEHIAKRKTSEALSRLLSLQPAEAVLVTVTERTFHVEKEEVIEVELVQTDDILLVKPGGKIPCDGRVVYGSSTVNESLITGESMPVTKKIDDTVIGGSVNQSGAMLIKATNVGQDSALSQIVKLVEDAQTSKAPIQRFADRIAGVFVPGIVLLATLTLVIWVVVGEKHYDVVLKHNQSSLTGHTEIVVQFAFRCAISVLCIACPCALGLATPTAVMVGTGIGALNGILIKGGEPLERAHRVNTVVFDKTGTLTHGKPQVIASKLFIQMQWKFFLAIIGTAESNSEHPLGAALKQYVLDILGKDALGEAFNFKAYAGHGVKCNVRNIDEHNFNESGHDELPVSVQADGYRLDEVEFAAIEGRRVSDASTTYEVLIGTPTFMNKNGIHVESDVEIVMNSYEVKGRTAVLIAVNGKLAGLVAFADSVKDDACKAVGILRKMGTTVILLTGDNQKTAEVIARQVNIDKIYAGVLPSHKVDKIRMLQKRGCTVAMVGDGINDSPALAQADVGIAIGTGTDVAVEAASVVLIKNDLMDVVAAIDLSRKTVNRIKINFIFALVYNLIGIPVAAGIFLPIHFVLQPWMAALAMAMSSVSVVCSSLFLKTYKKPSYTEDGELKPEQRKTKKYNSILDKLQGKLRKKPRRTWSDSEEGLLNDMDEF; from the exons ATGATGCAAAAGACAGTCACATTATCAATCACTGGCATGGTTTGCATGTCTTGTGTGAACAGCATTGAAAGTGTAATGTCAAAACATGATGGTGTTGTTAACATTAAAGTTAGTCTTGAGGACGAACAAGCAGTTATTGAAtacaacaatgaaaacacttctgtGAAGGAGTTATGTTCAGCCATAGAGGATATGGGATTTGATGTCACAGAAAAAAAGTTGGATAATAATTTCACGTCTGTTACAATACACATAGAAGGTATGACTTGCACATCATGTGTCGATAGCATTGAAAGCATGATTGGTGAAAGAGCAGGTGTAAAAAATATATCTGTATCATTGAATGATAAAACTGCTGCAATTGAATATAATAATACACAAGAAACGGAAGATTCATTGGTTGAAGCCATCTGTGACATGGGATTTGATGCATTTGATTCAGCTGTGGAATCAGCGACTGTTAATATAGAAGGCATGACTTGCCAATCTTGTGTAAATACCATCACAGAAATGATGTTGAAACAAGATGGCGTTAAAAGTATAAACGTGTCATTAGAAAGTAAAAATGctgaaattaaatttattagGAAAAATACTAATGTTAAAATATTGTGTGAGCAAATTGAAGATATGGGCTTTGAAGCATCATTTAGTAAAAATGAACAAG gaAGTCAAAATATCTCAAAAGATGCTCCTGTAGTTTTCACAAAGCAGGGTGAGTATATGGAAGTGAAGTTGCCACTAAACAAAACCACAGATGATCTGCTGAATGGCAAAGTTCAAAGTGGAAAACTAACACGGTCGTATTTCCATGTAACTGGAATGACATGTGCTTCATGTGTTGGTAAAATTGAAAgggaaatgaaaaagaaaatag GTATCGATAGCATCATGATCTCATTGATGGCACAGAAAGCAGACATATTGTATTATGCCGACTTAATTAATCACAATGAGATAGAAAAATACATCAAAGATATTGGGTTTGGTGCAGAATTTCTTGAGactgaaaatataaaagaaaagctTGTTGAATTTAAG GTATTTGGAATGACTTCTGGACCAAGTTCCTGTTACTTAATTGAAAGCAGTCTGCAAAAGAAAAATGGTGTGCTAAATGTGGATGTGAGTCTTGGTTATGTCAAGTGTATACATGATGTAACTATATGTGGCTCCAGAGACATCAAAAGGGCCATCGAAGATCTTGGTTTTACAGCTAGATTgcacaatgttaaaaaaaaagaagaaatgttGAGTCACGCTTATGAGATAAAACA CTGGAAACGATCCTTTCTCTTTTCTCTTTGTTTTGGAGTTCCAGTCTTCATAATAACAATGACATACATGGTGTTGATAAAACATGATGTGAAAGATGTCACTCTGGTAGCAGGATTATCATTAGAGAATACAATTCTGTGTGTTCTATGTTCAATCGTGCAG ctttttgGTGGAACGTACTTTTACGTATCAGCTTGGAAATCGGTGAAACATGGAAGTGCGAATATGGATGTTCTGATTGTATTAGCTACTGGCGTTTCTTATATCTACTCA GTAACAGTCTTGGTTGttgctttatttgaaaaaccgAAGACGAGTCCGAAGACATTTTTTGAGACACCACCCATGCTGTTCACGTTTGTATCATTGGGACGTTGGCTCGAGCATATTGCTAAAAGAAAAACATCCGAAGCTCTTAGTAGATTACTATCTCTTCAACCTGCTGAAGCTGTGCTGGTAACAGTAACAGAAAGAACTTTCCATGTTGAAAA AGAGGAAGTTATTGAAGTGGAACTGGTGCAGACTGATGATATTTTATTG GTAAAACCAGGAGGTAAAATCCCTTGTGATGGCCGTGTGGTGTATGGTTCTTCAACAGTAAATGAGTCGTTAATAACGGGTGAATCAATGCCTGTCACGAAAAAGATTGATGACACTGTCATTGGAGGCTCTGTCAATCAATCTGGTGCGATGTTAATTAAGGCGACAAATGTCGGACAGGACAGTGCTTTGTCACAAATAGTGAAATTAGTGGAGGACGCACAGACGTCAAAG GCTCCTATTCAACGATTTGCTGATCGTATCGCTGGAGTATTTGTACCTGGAATAGTCCTTTTGGCAACATTGACGTTGGTGATTTGGGTTGTGGTTGGCGAGAAACATTACGATGTTGTTCTAAAACACAACCAG TCTTCGCTTACTGGCCATACCGAAATCGTCGTCCAGTTTGCTTTCCGTTGCGCGATATCTGTTTTGTGTATTGCTTGTCCATGTGCCCTTGGGCTTGCTACACCAACTGCTGTTATGGTGGGTACAGGTATTGGAGCATTGAATGGTATTTTAATCAAAGGAGGAGAACCGTTGGAGCGAGCCCATAGG GTGAATACAGTTGTGTTTGATAAAACTGGTACATTGACTCACGGCAAACCACAAGTGATCGCATCGAAGTTATTCATTCAAATGCAATGGAAGTTTTTTCTAGCTATTATTGGGACGGCCGAATCCAACAGCGAGCACCCACTGGGTGCTGCACTAAAACAGTACGTGTTAGAT ATTCTTGGAAAAGATGCTTTGGGAGAGGCATTTAATTTCAAAGCCTATGCAGGTCATGGGGTCAAATGCAACGTGAGAAATATTGATGAGCATAATTTCAACGAGAGTGGTCATGATGAATTACCAGTGTCTGTGCAAGCGGATGGATACAGATTAGATGAAGTCGAATTTGCTGCAATTGAAG GTAGACGCGTGTCAGACGCTTCAACTACATATGAAGTTCTGATTGGTACACCGACTTTTATGAACAAGAATGGTATACACGTTGAATCGGACGTTGAAATTGTTATGAATTCGTACGAAGTAAAAGGACGAACTGCGGTACTTATAGCTGTTAATG GGAAGTTGGCTGGCCTTGTTGCGTTTGCTGACTCTGTCAAAGATGATGCATGCAAGGCTGTCGGTATTTTACGAAAGATGGGAACTACTGTTATTCTTCTGACAGGCGATAACCAAAAGACTGCTGAAGTCATCGCAAGACAG gtaaatattgacaaaatttATGCTGGGGTTCTACCATCTCACAAAGTTGATAAGATTAGAATGCTACAGAAGCGTGGTTGTACTGTCGCGATGGTGGGTGATGGGATCAACGACTCGCCTGCGCTGGCGCAAGCAGATGTCGGAATAGCGATAGGAACAGGAACAGATGTTGCAGTTGAAGCAGCTAGTGTTGTTCTTATTAAA aatgatcTGATGGACGTTGTAGCAGCTATTGATCTTTCACGAAAAACTGTCAATAGAATAAAAATCAACTTTATATTTGCTCTTGTTTATAACTTAATCGGAATCCCAGTTGCGGCTGGGATATTCCTACCAATTCATTTCGTATTACAACCATGGATGGCTGCTTTGGCGATGGCAATGTCGTCTGTTTCTGTTGTTTGCTCCTCGCTATTTCTAAAAAC GTACAAGAAGCCTTCATATACTGAAGATGGTGAGCTTAAACCTGAACAgcgtaaaacaaaaaaatataattcaatTCTTGACAAACTGCAAGGCAAACTGAGAAAGAAACCTAGACGGACGTGGTCTGACAGTGAAGAGGGTCTTTTAAATGACATGGATGAATTTTAG